The genomic DNA TTCCCTTTAAGGAATTCTACGAATGGTTGAGAAAGCTTGAGGAGAAAACCGGAATGAAGCCCTTAGTTTTAAAGCCCCACCACTTTGACATGCATCCTAGGCCATTTATCCCTTTAGCATTTAAGAGAGGAGAAGTCGTCAAGGCAGAGGTTGTCCTCCCAGGGAGGATGGAGGGTGAAATGATTGCAAAAGCCAGGAACAGGCTGATTCAAGTGATAAACACGAATGCGAAGGTAGGGGACAAGATTAAGGTAAGGATCGTTAGAACTAGGCATGGAATATACGTAGCGACAAAAGTTTAAACAAACAAATAAAATAGACTTTTTACAACTAAATTTTGTGGGTAAGCATGATGGGATCAATGGGGGTCTTAGGATTGGGGCTAGTCATCCTTGTAGTTGCGTTTATCGTGTACTTACTTGTTGAGGCAATTTTCATTTATGGGGGCGCAAAGCTTGCGGGAATAGAAAATGCTAGCTTTGGAAAAGCATTCATAGCAGTTCTCGCTCTCGTTATACTTATGCCAATCTTTAGAGCAATATTTCACCTTGTTTTCTTCTTCATGCCAATAGTTGGCAAACTCCTAGCAATGTTCCTCACATTCATGGCAGAGTTATGGATAGTAAAAGTGATCTTCTCAACGAGCTGGATAAAGGCCCTAATAGCTACATTAATGGCCTTTATTCTTGCAATAATTGTAGCATTTATCTTAGGAGCCATCCTAGGCTTGTCTCTCTTTGCATTCGCCTAAATAAATTTTTTAACCAAATTAGTTGACTAACTATTGGCGGGCTTATGATGAACTTTCCCTACGGCCTGAGCCGTAGGGCGATGAGGAATACAGCCAGGGCTGATTTTAGGTGATAAAAATGGCAGTGGCAATAATTTCCGACATACATTCTAACTATGAAGCGTTGAAAGCAGTGTGGAAGGAGATAAAGGAAGCGGAAATCATAGTATGCTTGGGAGATTTAGTTGGCTATGGGGCAAGTCCAAATGAGGTTGTGGAGTTTATGAGGAAGTACATTGAAAAAGGAAAGGTTATGTGTGTAAGGGGAAATCATGACAATGCCATTGCCTTTGGAGCAGATTGGCACTTCAATCCTTACGCTAGGCAGGCTGTGAGATGGCATCAAAGGGTCATGACTCCAGAGAACTTGAAGTTCCTAAGACGACTTCCAGTTAGGTTGTTCTTCAACTACGGGGATAGATCGTATCACATGGTTCATGGCTCTCCCAGGGCTCCCCTTGATGAGTACCTTTTCCCTTGGCTTCCCGACTCGGAATTTGCAGATTGCCTTAGGTATATAAGGGAAGATGATCTACTAGTAGGCCACACACACGTTCCAATGGTTAAAGACATCAACGGTAGGAGGATCATTAACCCAGGAGCTGTAGGACAACCGAGAGATGGAGACTGGAGGGCAAGTTATGCCATCTTATATGAGGATGGTAAGGTTGAATTTTATAGGGTTGAGTATGATGTTGAAACTGCAGCAAGCAAAATTATAGAGGCAGGTCTTCCCGTTTTCTTAGCA from Pyrococcus kukulkanii includes the following:
- a CDS encoding metallophosphoesterase family protein — protein: MAVAIISDIHSNYEALKAVWKEIKEAEIIVCLGDLVGYGASPNEVVEFMRKYIEKGKVMCVRGNHDNAIAFGADWHFNPYARQAVRWHQRVMTPENLKFLRRLPVRLFFNYGDRSYHMVHGSPRAPLDEYLFPWLPDSEFADCLRYIREDDLLVGHTHVPMVKDINGRRIINPGAVGQPRDGDWRASYAILYEDGKVEFYRVEYDVETAASKIIEAGLPVFLAERLFEGY